A part of Nitrospirota bacterium genomic DNA contains:
- a CDS encoding ATP-binding cassette domain-containing protein — MVSKTFRTKGGEYQALKNVNLKIDSGEFVTLIGHSGCGKSTLLSIAAGLISPTSGGVILEGKEIREPGPDRGVVFQSHALLPWLTVYENVALAWPLWNYLPINL, encoded by the coding sequence ATGGTGTCTAAAACTTTTCGAACAAAAGGGGGGGAGTATCAAGCATTAAAAAATGTTAATCTCAAGATCGATTCAGGAGAGTTTGTCACCCTGATCGGTCATTCCGGGTGCGGTAAAAGCACGCTTCTTTCCATTGCCGCCGGGCTGATCTCTCCGACTTCTGGCGGGGTTATTTTGGAGGGAAAAGAAATAAGAGAACCGGGTCCGGACAGGGGGGTAGTTTTTCAAAGCCATGCGCTCCTTCCATGGCTTACGGTGTATGAGAATGTCGCGCTCGCTTGGCCGTTATGGAATTATCTTCCTATCAATCTTTGA
- a CDS encoding CBS domain-containing protein, which yields METVFKTVGEVRITNTLSVSEGTIAYEAAVKLLQTGFQGLSVLDSEMRVIGKITEIDLLKALKAGQDLKQILAEEMMSPPPPIITSETSLTEAVEIMESQHLLRLPVLKEGCFVGNITRHDLLRAWLEIWNPWNIKEGEWVSPRAAKNLKS from the coding sequence ATGGAAACTGTTTTTAAAACTGTGGGGGAGGTTAGGATCACGAATACCCTATCGGTATCGGAGGGAACAATCGCTTACGAGGCGGCCGTTAAACTCCTTCAAACAGGTTTTCAAGGGCTATCTGTACTCGACTCCGAAATGAGGGTCATTGGAAAAATTACTGAAATCGATTTATTAAAGGCCCTTAAGGCCGGTCAAGACCTTAAGCAAATTCTGGCAGAGGAAATGATGTCACCTCCACCGCCCATTATTACCAGTGAAACCTCCCTAACGGAGGCCGTTGAAATCATGGAATCCCAGCACCTCCTCCGTCTTCCGGTTTTAAAAGAAGGTTGTTTCGTTGGAAATATTACCCGTCATGATCTGCTTCGGGCATGGTTAGAAATCTGGAATCCATGGAATATTAAAGAAGGGGAATGGGTGTCTCCAAGAGCCGCTAAAAACCTTAAATCTTGA
- a CDS encoding NAD(P)/FAD-dependent oxidoreductase, producing the protein MQIGSKPKLVVIGNGMAGIAVVENVLALKGDFDITVFGAEPYVNYNRILLSDILSGKIKPEETYLNSMEWYFKNHIHLHLNKKVTAIDPTAKTLQDDEGRVTPYDKLLIATGSHPFIPPVKGVEKRGVFAYRNMEDTEGMIEFSKQSRRVAVIGGGLLGLEAGRALVQRGLNVTIFHLVDRLMELQLDDEAGLILKKEIEHLGMTVHLNHSATEIIGNGTVEGVEFSNGKAYEADMVVISTGIRPNIELAKMAGIKTNRGIIVNDAMETSHPGVYAVGECVEHRGKTYGIVAPLYEQARVAANTLIGKPAQNYEGSVVATTLKVAGIDLVSMGNFMGTGPGCESLTYSDRGISLYKKIVLQGNRIVGAILLGDINDGGRLLQLVKNQTDVTLFRRTLLLGETTPGSQAQMVLGDNDTICGCMGVTKKTIVCAVKEYELTTREGVGEKTKACTSCKSCGPLVDQILQEVLGGEYVAVGKKQDFFCPCFILSRKELVSQIREMELRAPSEVLTRLGNGVGCAYCKPGLSYLLSEIWLERHKEERNARYINDRVHANIQKDGTFSVVPRIYGGVTSSSELRRIADVADKYEVPMVKLTGGQRIDLLGVKKDQLPLIWADLGMPSGHAYAKAIRTVKTCVGTEFCRFGVQDSTSLGIEMEKLFEGLYTPHKVKMAVSGCPRNCAESYVKDIGIVAIQTGWEIYVGGAAGMTVRKGDLLIAVKTGEEAIRAATLFLQYYREEGNYLERTYDFAIRVGIEKIRQELFDSESPRPSELLEHFRLSKEAVVDPWKTESQRPVHPYQFKELVSGGKTD; encoded by the coding sequence CGATATCCTCTCCGGTAAAATAAAGCCCGAAGAGACCTATTTAAATAGCATGGAGTGGTACTTCAAAAACCATATTCATCTCCATCTGAACAAAAAAGTGACCGCCATTGATCCCACGGCCAAAACCCTCCAGGACGATGAAGGTAGAGTTACCCCTTATGACAAACTTCTCATCGCCACGGGGAGTCATCCCTTTATTCCACCCGTCAAAGGGGTCGAAAAAAGGGGCGTCTTTGCCTACCGGAATATGGAGGACACGGAGGGAATGATTGAATTTTCGAAACAGTCCAGAAGAGTCGCCGTAATCGGGGGAGGGTTGCTGGGGCTCGAAGCGGGGAGAGCGCTGGTTCAACGGGGACTGAACGTCACCATTTTTCACCTGGTTGACCGGTTAATGGAACTGCAACTGGATGATGAAGCCGGATTAATCCTAAAGAAGGAGATTGAACATTTAGGGATGACGGTTCATTTAAATCATTCAGCAACGGAAATTATCGGCAACGGTACCGTCGAAGGGGTCGAATTTTCAAACGGAAAAGCGTACGAAGCAGACATGGTGGTCATTTCGACCGGCATTCGGCCGAATATCGAATTGGCAAAAATGGCGGGGATTAAAACGAACCGGGGGATCATCGTTAATGACGCGATGGAAACCAGCCATCCCGGAGTCTACGCGGTGGGAGAATGTGTTGAACATCGGGGAAAAACCTATGGAATCGTTGCCCCTTTATATGAACAGGCGCGAGTGGCGGCCAATACCCTGATTGGAAAACCGGCTCAGAATTATGAAGGATCGGTGGTGGCCACCACCTTAAAGGTGGCTGGAATTGACCTGGTTTCCATGGGTAATTTTATGGGGACGGGCCCGGGATGTGAGTCACTGACCTATTCAGACAGGGGGATTTCTTTATATAAAAAAATTGTATTGCAGGGGAATCGGATCGTTGGGGCAATTTTGCTGGGAGATATCAACGATGGAGGCCGTCTGCTTCAACTGGTTAAAAATCAGACCGATGTCACGCTCTTCCGGAGGACCCTTTTATTAGGTGAAACTACACCCGGTAGTCAGGCGCAGATGGTTTTGGGAGATAACGACACCATTTGCGGATGCATGGGGGTAACCAAAAAGACGATTGTCTGTGCCGTTAAAGAGTATGAATTAACGACCCGGGAGGGGGTTGGCGAAAAAACGAAAGCCTGTACCTCCTGCAAAAGCTGTGGACCGCTGGTTGACCAAATTCTTCAAGAGGTCTTGGGAGGGGAATATGTGGCGGTAGGCAAAAAACAGGATTTCTTTTGTCCCTGTTTTATCCTGTCAAGAAAGGAACTCGTGAGTCAGATCCGCGAAATGGAGTTAAGGGCCCCTTCAGAGGTTTTAACCCGGTTGGGAAACGGCGTGGGGTGCGCCTATTGCAAGCCCGGATTGAGTTATCTTTTGTCTGAAATCTGGCTGGAGCGTCACAAAGAGGAGCGAAACGCCAGATATATTAACGATCGGGTTCATGCCAATATCCAGAAGGACGGTACCTTTTCGGTGGTTCCGAGGATTTACGGCGGGGTAACGTCTTCCTCTGAGTTGCGCCGAATTGCTGACGTGGCTGACAAATACGAAGTCCCTATGGTGAAATTAACCGGCGGACAGAGGATCGATCTCCTCGGCGTTAAGAAAGACCAGCTCCCGCTCATTTGGGCCGATCTTGGAATGCCGTCGGGACATGCTTATGCCAAAGCAATCAGGACGGTAAAAACCTGTGTCGGGACCGAGTTTTGCCGTTTTGGGGTCCAGGATTCGACTTCTCTCGGGATTGAAATGGAAAAGCTGTTTGAAGGGCTTTACACCCCCCATAAGGTTAAAATGGCGGTATCCGGGTGTCCCCGGAATTGCGCGGAATCCTATGTGAAAGACATTGGCATCGTGGCAATCCAGACCGGTTGGGAAATTTACGTCGGCGGCGCGGCGGGGATGACGGTTCGAAAAGGGGATTTGCTGATCGCCGTTAAAACGGGTGAAGAAGCGATCAGAGCCGCAACTCTTTTTTTACAATATTACCGGGAGGAGGGGAACTATCTTGAGAGGACCTACGATTTTGCCATTCGCGTCGGGATAGAAAAAATAAGACAGGAGCTTTTTGATTCGGAGTCTCCACGGCCCTCCGAGCTTTTAGAACATTTCAGGCTTTCAAAAGAAGCGGTCGTCGATCCCTGGAAAACGGAGAGTCAGAGGCCGGTACACCCCTATCAATTTAAAGAATTGGTGTCAGGTGGAAAGACTGATTAA
- a CDS encoding SDR family oxidoreductase, with protein MKLQGKIVLVTGGGRGIGKATARCFAREGAKVVICSRSGMELKETEKEIKNEGHDVLIHVADITSIREVQRLFKTIKSYYGYVDILINNASILGPKTEIISYPYQEWLKVIDVNLNGMFNVTQSALKQMVLKNGGCIINISSGVGRQGKPHWGAYAVSKFGVEGLTQVLAPEVSQYHIRVMSLNPGPTRTQMRAAACPDEDPQTVPPPEKIAETCLYLATSTDISDSGKSFDSRELFDKISR; from the coding sequence ATGAAATTACAGGGAAAGATCGTCCTCGTAACCGGCGGGGGAAGAGGAATCGGGAAAGCAACAGCCAGGTGTTTTGCAAGAGAGGGCGCCAAAGTCGTCATTTGTTCGAGATCCGGGATGGAATTAAAGGAAACCGAAAAGGAAATTAAAAATGAGGGACATGACGTCCTGATTCATGTAGCCGACATTACTTCGATTCGGGAGGTTCAGCGGCTTTTTAAGACCATAAAATCCTATTATGGCTATGTCGATATCTTAATCAACAATGCTTCAATTCTCGGTCCGAAAACTGAAATCATTTCTTATCCTTATCAAGAGTGGCTTAAAGTCATTGACGTCAATCTAAATGGGATGTTTAATGTCACCCAATCGGCCTTAAAACAGATGGTGTTAAAAAATGGCGGCTGCATCATTAACATCTCCTCTGGAGTCGGCAGACAGGGAAAACCACACTGGGGAGCTTACGCCGTTTCCAAATTCGGAGTGGAGGGTTTGACCCAGGTGCTGGCGCCCGAAGTGTCTCAATATCATATCCGGGTCATGTCGTTGAATCCCGGTCCTACCCGCACTCAAATGAGAGCTGCAGCCTGCCCGGATGAGGACCCGCAAACAGTTCCTCCTCCGGAAAAGATCGCAGAAACCTGTTTATACCTGGCGACCTCCACAGATATTTCTGACTCCGGGAAATCATTTGATTCACGGGAACTTTTCGATAAGATCTCCCGCTAA
- a CDS encoding nitrite reductase (NAD(P)H) small subunit, with amino-acid sequence MERLIKVGNCQDIPQGEGRRYFLNGEAVGVFNLGNKIFAISNLCPHLGGPLSDGLILGEEVVCPLHYRKVNLKTGCVKNEYEKVRTYEVVLKNGEIYLKS; translated from the coding sequence GTGGAAAGACTGATTAAGGTTGGCAACTGCCAGGATATTCCTCAAGGGGAAGGGCGAAGATACTTTCTTAATGGAGAAGCGGTTGGGGTATTTAATCTCGGAAATAAAATTTTCGCAATTTCAAATTTGTGTCCGCATCTTGGAGGGCCTCTCTCTGACGGGTTAATCCTTGGAGAAGAAGTGGTCTGCCCCTTGCATTACCGCAAGGTTAATTTAAAGACGGGTTGCGTAAAGAACGAATATGAAAAAGTGAGGACCTATGAAGTTGTCCTTAAAAATGGAGAAATTTATTTAAAGAGTTAG
- a CDS encoding ABC transporter substrate-binding protein, with protein sequence MSALGILLSGLPSLSRGVFAGTGDTPEITKLKIGFIPLTDCASVVMAGELGLYKKYGLEVEISKEASWAAVRDKLTVGDLSASHILYGMPYASTLGITGAEGKIKPMAILMGLNQNGQAITLSNELKKRGVKTAKDLKKVIDEDKGKKTYTFANTFPSGTHAMWIRYWLASGGIDPDQDVKMITIPPPQMVANMKIGNMDGYCVGEPWNARAVADDIGFTVITTQQIWKNHPEKVLGMTREFAEKNSKTVKALIMAVLEASRYCDKMENRPHIAEVISRKEYVNAPLEVVLGRLQGQYDYGDGRKEVDPDYMKFYINGEVNFPWKSHAIWFLTQDRRWGFIDKPIDYKKVVDSVNRTDLYREAAKTLGIPVPKEEGRKEILFDGIEFDPARPEDYLKKFPIRRTS encoded by the coding sequence ATGAGCGCCCTGGGAATATTGCTTTCAGGCCTCCCCTCATTATCAAGAGGTGTTTTTGCGGGCACGGGAGATACGCCGGAAATCACCAAATTAAAAATCGGTTTCATTCCTTTGACCGATTGCGCTTCGGTGGTGATGGCCGGTGAACTGGGCCTCTATAAAAAATATGGTTTGGAGGTGGAGATATCCAAAGAAGCTTCCTGGGCGGCCGTGAGAGATAAACTCACCGTTGGGGATCTATCCGCGTCCCATATTCTTTATGGAATGCCTTACGCGTCTACTCTCGGAATCACCGGGGCGGAAGGCAAGATAAAACCGATGGCAATTCTCATGGGGTTAAATCAAAATGGCCAGGCGATTACTTTGAGCAACGAACTTAAAAAAAGAGGAGTAAAAACAGCAAAGGATTTAAAGAAAGTGATCGACGAGGATAAAGGGAAAAAAACTTATACGTTTGCCAATACCTTTCCGTCTGGGACACATGCGATGTGGATTCGTTACTGGCTGGCCTCCGGCGGAATCGATCCCGATCAGGATGTTAAAATGATTACCATCCCGCCTCCGCAGATGGTAGCCAACATGAAAATAGGAAACATGGATGGATATTGCGTGGGAGAGCCCTGGAACGCAAGAGCGGTTGCGGATGATATTGGTTTTACCGTGATCACTACCCAGCAGATATGGAAAAATCACCCGGAAAAAGTTCTTGGCATGACTCGGGAATTCGCGGAAAAAAATTCAAAAACCGTTAAAGCACTCATCATGGCTGTTCTTGAAGCTTCACGATACTGTGACAAAATGGAGAACCGTCCTCATATCGCCGAAGTGATTTCCCGGAAGGAGTATGTCAATGCGCCGTTAGAAGTCGTTCTCGGCCGGTTGCAGGGCCAATACGATTATGGAGACGGCAGGAAAGAGGTTGATCCTGACTACATGAAATTTTATATAAACGGTGAAGTCAACTTTCCCTGGAAGTCCCATGCTATCTGGTTTCTGACTCAGGACCGGCGGTGGGGATTTATTGATAAGCCGATTGATTATAAAAAAGTCGTTGATTCAGTCAACCGGACCGATCTCTATCGAGAGGCCGCAAAAACTCTGGGAATTCCTGTTCCAAAAGAAGAGGGTCGGAAAGAGATTCTTTTTGACGGCATTGAGTTTGATCCCGCCCGTCCCGAGGATTATTTGAAAAAATTTCCGATCAGGAGAACGTCATGA
- the ntrB gene encoding nitrate ABC transporter permease, whose protein sequence is MKPISLSDKVILPAVTFIVVAGIWAGISHLGGSFLPDPIKTFTRSWTLMIHPFLDSGPNNKGIGWHLLASLTRVLTGFGLAALVGVPLGFLIGSSPKFLAALNPLIQILRPVSPLAWLPIGLATFKGASLAAIFVIFITAIWPVTINTAFGVSQINRDHLAVARILRLSKWQTLWKILFPATLPHIFTGLKVGLGVAWLVIVAAEMLTGGTGIGFFIWDEWNNLSLEHIILAILIIGGTGLILDFLISTLAKRYEYIT, encoded by the coding sequence ATGAAACCGATTTCGTTATCAGATAAAGTCATTCTTCCCGCCGTCACTTTTATTGTGGTGGCTGGAATTTGGGCAGGTATCAGTCATCTCGGAGGTTCCTTTCTTCCCGATCCCATTAAAACATTTACCAGGAGCTGGACATTAATGATTCATCCTTTTCTTGATTCGGGTCCCAACAACAAAGGGATAGGATGGCATCTCCTGGCGAGTCTGACGCGGGTGTTAACCGGATTTGGATTGGCCGCCCTGGTCGGTGTTCCGCTTGGTTTTTTGATTGGGTCATCTCCTAAATTTCTCGCGGCGTTAAATCCTTTAATTCAGATTCTTCGGCCCGTTTCTCCCCTTGCGTGGCTGCCGATCGGCCTTGCAACCTTTAAAGGGGCCAGTCTGGCGGCTATTTTCGTTATTTTTATCACAGCGATATGGCCTGTTACGATTAATACGGCTTTTGGCGTTTCGCAAATTAATCGGGACCATTTGGCTGTGGCCCGAATTCTCAGACTTTCAAAATGGCAAACGCTTTGGAAAATCTTATTTCCGGCAACGCTGCCTCATATTTTTACCGGTTTAAAAGTGGGTCTTGGCGTCGCGTGGCTGGTGATTGTCGCAGCCGAAATGCTGACCGGAGGAACCGGGATCGGATTTTTTATCTGGGATGAGTGGAACAACCTGAGTCTTGAACACATTATTCTGGCCATTCTGATTATCGGAGGAACCGGACTGATCCTGGACTTCTTGATTTCAACCCTTGCCAAAAGATATGAATATATCACTTAG
- a CDS encoding molybdopterin molybdotransferase MoeA yields MISVDEALARILQNNLRTAPEECLLQSALGRILANDILALHDQPPWDNSAMDGYALQWEDIRSVLTGNPASLKIVEVIPAGHTPRFPLSKGECAKIMTGAQVPFGADTVVPVEVTDKTGEKVLIQKIGGKGDHIRRKGEDFRKGEVILNQGKKIRPAEIAMLASLGKGSVSVFKKPKVAVLSTGDELAELNEPRAENKIYNSNGHALCAQVLEAGGEPLFLGVSPDSKDALLRKIQEGSSADILVISGGVSMGDFDYVKEVLTTHGKMNFWRVAMRPGAPFAFGEFNGKPFFGLPGNPVSCMVTFKLLVEPFLKKMGGAAKYFPAPFNARLTHEIRKKKGLRTFLRGLVFSEGHEWRVKTTGEQGSHLIHSMVEANCLMDLPEHLEKLEDGAKVSLIPFDF; encoded by the coding sequence ATGATATCGGTTGACGAAGCTTTAGCCCGGATTCTTCAAAATAATCTGAGAACTGCTCCGGAGGAATGTTTGCTCCAGTCCGCTCTCGGGCGAATTCTGGCAAACGATATCCTGGCTTTGCATGATCAACCTCCCTGGGACAATTCGGCCATGGATGGATATGCCCTCCAGTGGGAAGACATTCGGTCTGTCCTAACGGGAAATCCGGCGTCGTTAAAAATCGTTGAAGTCATCCCCGCGGGGCATACGCCTCGATTTCCGCTTTCAAAAGGGGAGTGCGCAAAAATTATGACCGGCGCACAGGTGCCGTTTGGGGCCGATACTGTGGTTCCCGTGGAGGTGACCGACAAAACAGGAGAGAAGGTTCTGATTCAAAAGATCGGCGGAAAAGGGGATCATATTCGTCGTAAAGGGGAGGATTTTCGCAAAGGGGAAGTCATTTTAAATCAAGGAAAGAAAATCCGTCCCGCGGAAATCGCCATGCTGGCCTCTTTAGGGAAAGGGTCCGTCTCTGTTTTTAAAAAGCCGAAAGTCGCGGTTCTCTCTACCGGCGATGAATTGGCCGAATTAAACGAACCCAGAGCTGAAAATAAAATCTACAATTCAAACGGCCATGCCCTTTGCGCTCAGGTTTTAGAAGCCGGCGGCGAGCCCCTTTTTCTGGGGGTTTCTCCGGATTCCAAAGACGCGCTGTTGCGAAAGATTCAGGAGGGAAGTTCAGCGGATATTCTTGTAATCTCCGGGGGCGTTTCAATGGGGGATTTTGATTATGTCAAAGAGGTGCTGACAACCCATGGAAAGATGAACTTTTGGCGGGTAGCCATGAGACCCGGGGCTCCATTTGCTTTTGGGGAATTCAATGGGAAACCTTTTTTTGGACTTCCGGGGAATCCGGTTTCCTGCATGGTGACCTTCAAGCTTCTCGTGGAGCCGTTTTTGAAAAAAATGGGAGGCGCGGCTAAATATTTTCCGGCGCCCTTTAATGCCAGACTCACTCATGAAATCAGAAAAAAGAAAGGGTTGCGGACCTTTTTAAGAGGGCTTGTTTTCTCTGAGGGCCATGAATGGAGGGTTAAAACAACCGGAGAACAGGGATCTCACCTGATTCATTCCATGGTCGAAGCGAATTGTTTAATGGACCTCCCTGAACACCTTGAAAAATTAGAGGACGGGGCTAAAGTTTCCTTGATTCCTTTCGATTTTTAG
- a CDS encoding acylphosphatase, with protein MKNKDKTLNLDLAPIERRNILVSGKVQGVGYRKFVVGHAVKLSLTGFCKNLPSGEVEVEAEGPSEKIQELVRHLHQGPPGGEVEKVIVSSALTLKHNADFTIAY; from the coding sequence ATGAAGAATAAAGATAAAACATTAAATCTTGATTTGGCTCCTATCGAACGAAGAAACATCCTCGTCTCCGGAAAGGTCCAGGGCGTGGGGTACCGAAAGTTTGTTGTTGGCCATGCGGTGAAATTAAGCCTCACAGGTTTTTGCAAAAACCTCCCTTCGGGAGAAGTCGAGGTTGAAGCTGAAGGCCCTTCTGAAAAGATTCAAGAACTTGTCAGACATCTGCATCAGGGCCCTCCCGGAGGGGAGGTCGAAAAGGTCATTGTCTCATCTGCCCTTACCCTGAAACACAACGCTGATTTTACCATCGCCTATTAG
- a CDS encoding zinc-binding dehydrogenase — protein sequence MKAVVLYQPGGPEKLTYTDYPTPSVSSGEILIKVKACSINHLDLWIRNGLSAYKTVFPHILGSDISGVVDTAGSDVKEFSRGTPVIVSPNFGCFKCPYCLSGKDNQCNDFKIVGASLPGGYAEFIKVPVQHLLRAPENLSFEESAAFPLTFLTAWHMVVTKGNLQAGQTILILGGGSGIGSAAIQISKLLGANIVATAGSPEKLEKAKELGANWVINHETENILERVRQITRSEGVDLVFEHVGPKTWKQSIASLKKGGRLVTCGSTTGPATELDLRFIFSRHLSILGSSLGTRAELMTIVKLMEQKKLHPVIDRTYPLNEASKAHERIESRHFFGKIVLIP from the coding sequence ATGAAAGCCGTCGTTCTTTACCAGCCTGGCGGTCCTGAAAAATTAACGTATACGGATTATCCCACCCCTTCCGTCTCATCCGGCGAAATCCTCATAAAAGTCAAGGCCTGCTCAATTAACCATCTTGATCTTTGGATACGAAACGGTCTCTCCGCTTACAAAACCGTTTTTCCGCATATCCTCGGATCAGATATTTCCGGCGTCGTCGACACGGCGGGATCAGACGTTAAAGAATTCTCCCGGGGAACACCCGTAATCGTTTCTCCAAACTTCGGATGCTTTAAATGTCCCTATTGTTTATCCGGAAAAGATAACCAATGCAATGATTTTAAGATTGTGGGAGCCAGCCTTCCGGGCGGTTATGCGGAATTTATTAAAGTCCCCGTTCAACATCTCCTGAGAGCTCCCGAGAATCTTTCTTTTGAAGAATCCGCGGCCTTCCCTTTAACCTTTTTAACCGCATGGCATATGGTCGTTACAAAAGGGAATTTACAGGCCGGTCAAACGATTCTAATTTTAGGAGGAGGAAGCGGCATCGGGTCCGCGGCAATTCAAATTTCAAAATTGCTGGGCGCAAATATTGTCGCTACGGCGGGATCGCCCGAAAAACTTGAAAAAGCAAAGGAATTAGGCGCAAATTGGGTCATCAATCATGAAACAGAAAATATTCTCGAAAGGGTCAGGCAGATAACGCGTAGCGAAGGCGTCGATTTAGTTTTTGAACATGTCGGACCTAAAACCTGGAAACAGAGCATTGCCTCCCTGAAAAAAGGGGGACGGCTCGTCACCTGCGGTTCGACTACCGGTCCTGCCACCGAATTGGATCTCCGGTTTATTTTCTCCCGCCATTTATCCATCCTGGGATCATCCCTTGGAACGCGAGCGGAACTTATGACAATTGTTAAACTGATGGAGCAAAAGAAACTGCATCCCGTCATTGACCGGACCTACCCTTTAAACGAAGCCTCTAAAGCCCATGAACGAATCGAATCGCGGCATTTTTTCGGAAAAATCGTCCTTATACCTTAA
- a CDS encoding molybdenum cofactor guanylyltransferase gives MVNTAIVLAGGESLRMGRDKAFIEFKGKSLIQRTLDTLKPLFKERFIIAKTREPYLSFEIPVFTDRYPNGGPLGGIYTGLFYSKGPVFAAACDMPFLNPKVIQFLTEKLKGFDAVVLKTPDGLHPLHGVYSKGVLSRMETRLQTGEVKMMDFLGRIRTLEIGADEIKPLDPNLLSLVNVNTPEELNRFLEMGQHDIG, from the coding sequence ATGGTTAACACCGCAATTGTGCTGGCTGGAGGTGAAAGCCTCCGGATGGGAAGGGATAAGGCTTTTATTGAATTTAAAGGAAAAAGTCTTATTCAACGGACTCTTGATACCTTAAAACCCCTTTTTAAAGAAAGGTTTATCATTGCTAAAACGAGAGAGCCTTATCTTTCTTTTGAAATCCCGGTTTTTACCGATCGATATCCGAACGGGGGCCCTTTAGGGGGTATTTATACGGGACTTTTTTATTCAAAAGGCCCCGTCTTTGCGGCGGCATGCGATATGCCGTTCTTAAATCCAAAGGTTATTCAGTTTTTAACCGAAAAACTTAAGGGTTTTGACGCGGTGGTCCTGAAAACCCCGGACGGTTTACATCCCCTTCACGGTGTTTATTCTAAAGGAGTTCTTTCCCGGATGGAAACACGCCTCCAAACAGGGGAGGTTAAAATGATGGATTTTCTTGGACGGATCAGGACCCTTGAAATAGGGGCGGACGAAATCAAGCCTTTAGATCCAAACCTCTTAAGTCTCGTCAATGTGAATACGCCAGAAGAGTTAAATCGATTCCTGGAGATGGGCCAGCATGATATCGGTTGA